The proteins below come from a single Aegilops tauschii subsp. strangulata cultivar AL8/78 chromosome 6, Aet v6.0, whole genome shotgun sequence genomic window:
- the LOC109754842 gene encoding brefeldin A-inhibited guanine nucleotide-exchange protein 1 — MASPTAPLGGSTPSGRVLGPALDRIIKNAAWRKHSALVAAAKSALDLLSSSSYHSPDPTSPNPSPLLGLPVAAAAASLHALILALESASPKVADPALDCVAKLLYHRLLLGDLGEAADDSPASKLLAAVLSCGALNDDAMELATLRVLLAAARCPSIAIRGDGLGQMLKTCYNIYLSSSSGANQMCAKLALAQVLVIVFARVEVDSMDVRVPTVSIADMMDVSDHRLNDSGIVQVAQGFINDAMEGSDVPEPGTPVAMAEVDEKDDEGMSKIREDGLALFKNLCKLSMKFSTPDNPEDQVLLRGKVLSLELLKMVVDNAGPFWRINEKYLGAIKQYLCLSLLKNSALSAMSIFQLLCSIFVGLLSRFRSGLKEEIGIFFPMLVLRVLENVHQPSFLQKMTVLNLLEDICKESQVLIDIFVNYDCDVDAPNIFERIVNGLLKTALGVTPGATTTLTPVQDQTFRTESVKCLATILKSMGSWMDQQLRIGDFSPKISEVSLNSLDSPNIGEDGSGIDYELQSDSYSPDTSDASSLEQRRAYKIELQKGISMFNRKPSKGIDFLIKSKKIGQSPEDVASFLRNTAGLNATMIGDYLGERDEFPIKVMHAYVDALNFEGIDFGEAIRYYLRGFRLPGEAQKIDRVMEKFAERYCKCNPNSFTSADTAYVLAYSVIMLNTDAHNMMVKDKMSRSDFIRNNRGIDDGKDLPEVYLSTLYDQIVKNEIKMSADSSVPQNKQPSSVMKLLGLDNIINLVNWKQAEDKALGANDLLIKNIQEKFKAKSAKSESVFYVITDTTILQFMMEVCWAPMMAAFSMTLDQCDDKAATSQCLQGFRYAVHVTSVMCMQTQRDAFVTSVAKFTYLHCVADMKQKNVDAVKAIISIAIEDGDYLQEAWEHVLTCLSRFEHLHLLGEGAPTDASFLTVPLVDSEEKTQKSSTNTASKRTNALQNPAVMAAVRGGSYDSTTAKNNASALVTPDQINNFISNINLLDQIGIFELNHIFAHSQRLNSNAIVTFVEALCKVAITELQSPTDPRIFCLTKIVEIAHYNMNRIRLVWSRIWKVLSDFFVSVGSSENLSVAIFVMDSLRQLAMKFLEREELANYNFQNEFLRPFAVVMQKSNASEVRELVVRCVSQMVLSRVNNIKSGWKSVFTVFTAAAADDRKSIVLLAFETMEKIVRDYFPYITETETTTFTDCVKCLITFTSSKFSSDASLNAIAFLRFCAVKLAEEGFVCHDKDTDHQSNNLDSSEGNAIVHKDDHVYFWVPLLAGLARLTTDTRPTIRKGAVEVLFDILKDHGELFSQSFWTNIFGSVIYPLFNSEICTPNGQSDSTEDGSWNFETKTVAVKCLVDLYVTFFDVMRPELTRVTSVVTSFIRSAYRQSASIGMSVFQRLTEGLASKLSKDEWKEILLCFKESAAHTLVVFDKIVKMMQNIEIPERNESYSEAEKYSDPDIEDEEEANMETSSYAIVKMKNHMSLQLLIVQGIVKLYETHRRSFCAEHMGIILEMLSAITSHASEVSSESALHIKFHKACSLLEISEPAVIHFENESYQSYLKLLQALLHDNPSLSREMNIESQIMLVSVKILRKYLNCAGQEPSKDASCKDPVVHWALPLSAAKKEELSARTPLVLHVMRLLGGLERECFRRNLPLLFPLLANLVRCEHSSREVQVALYDVFQSSIGPIISV; from the exons ATGGCGTCCCCCACGGCGCCGCTTGGCGGCTCCACCCCGTCGGGCCGCGTGCTCGGCCCCGCGCTCGACCGCATCATCAAAAACGCCGCGTGGCGGAAGCACTCGGCGCTCGTCGCCGCGGCCAAGTCGGCGCTCgacctcctctcctcctcctcctaccaCTCGCCCGACCCAACCTCGCCCAACCCCTCGCCGCTCCTCGGCCTGCCCGTCGCCGCGGCCGCCGCCTCGCTGCACGCGCTCATCCTCGCGCTCGAGTCCGCCTCCCCCAAGGTCGCCGACCCCGCGCTCGACTGCGTCGCCAAGCTCCTCtaccaccgcctcctcctcggcGACCTCGGCGAGGCTGCCGACGACTCACCCGCCTCCaagctcctcgccgccgtcctcTCCTGCGGCGCCCTTAACGACGACGCCATGGAGCTCGCCACCCTCCGCGTGCTCCTCGCCGCCGCGCGCTGCCCCTCCATCGCCATCCGCGGCGACGGCCTCGGCCAAATGCTCAAGACCTGCTACAACATATacctcagcagcagcagcggcgCCAATCAGATGTGCGCCAAGCTGGCGCTCGCGCAGGTGCTGGTCATCGTGTTCGCGCGCGTGGAGGTGGACTCCATGGACGTGCGTGTGCCGACGGTGTCCATCGCGGACATGATGGATGTGTCCGATCACCGCCTCAACGACTCCGGCATCGTGCAGGTGGCACAGGGGTTTATAAATGATGCCATGGAAGGGAGTGACGTCCCGGAGCCAGGGACCCCGGTGGCGATGGCTGAGGTCGATGAGAAGGATGATGAGGGGATGAGCAAGATCAGGGAGGATGGGTTAGCACTCTTTAAGAACCTCTGCAAGCTGTCAATGAAGTTCTCAACACCAGATAACCCCGAGGACCAGGTGCTGTTGCGAGGGAAGGTGTTGTCTCTCGAGTTGCTCAAGATGGTTGTGGACAATGCTGGACCATTCTGGAGAAtcaatgaaaa GTACCTTGGAGCAATAAAGCAGTATCTTTGTTTGTCCTTGTTGAAAAACAGTGCCTTGTCAGCAATGAGTATTTTCCAGCTTTTGTGCTCCATATTTGTGGGTTTGCTGTCAAGATTTAGATCTGGGCTGAAAGAAGAAATTGGAATATTTTTTCCCATGCTTGTCCTAAGGGTTCTTGAGAATGTCCATCAGCCTAGCTTTCTGCAGAAAATGACAGTTCTAAATTTGTTGGAGGACATCTGTAAAGAATCTCAGGTTCTTATTGATATCTTCGTCAACTACGATTGTGATGTTGATGCACCAAATATTTTTGAAAG GATTGTCAATGGACTTCTAAAGACCGCTCTCGGGGTTACTCCTGGAGCCACAACAACATTAACCCCAGTCCAAGACCAAACATTTCGGACTGAGTCAGTCAAGTGCCTTGCTACCATACTCAAATCAATGGGTTCATGGATGGACCAACAGTTGAGAATTGGTGATTTTTCACCCAAAATTTCCGAGGTCTCTTTAAATTCGCTAGACAGTCCTAACATTGGAGAAGATGGGAGTGGAATTGATTATGAACTGCAATCTGACTCTTATAGCCCAGATACATCTGATGCTTCCTCACTTGAGCAACGTCGTGCTTATAAAATAGAACTTCAG AAAGGAATTTCCATGTTTAACAGAAAGCCTTCTAAGGGTATTGATTTTCTCATTAAAAGCAAGAAAATAGGTCAATCCCCAGAAGATGTTGCTTCTTTCTTGAGAAACACTGCTGGTTTAAATGCAACAATGATTGGGGACTATTTGGGTGAAAGAGATGAATTCCCTATCAAAGTTATGCATGCATATGTCGATGCACTGAATTTTGAAGGTATTGACTTCGGTGAAGCCATTAGGTATTACCTGCGAGGTTTCAGGTTGCCTGGGGAAGCACAGAAAATCGACCGGGTCATGGAAAAGTTTGCTGAACGATACTGCAAGTGCAACCCGAATTCTTTTACCAGTGCAGATACTGCATATGTTCTTGCTTATTCTGTAATCATGCTCAATACTGATGCTCATAATATGATGGTCAAGGATAAG ATGTCTAGATCTGACTTCATTCGGAACAACCGAGGAATTGATGATGGAAAGGATTTGCCTGAAGTTTATCTGAGTACATTGTATGACCAAATTGTAAAAAATGAGATCAAAATGAGTGCTGATTCATCAGTTCCACAAAACAAGCAACCTAGCAGTGTAATGAAGCTCTTGGGCTTAGACAATATTATAAACCTTGTCAACTGGAAGCAGGCTGAAGATAAGGCACTTGGAGCAAATGACTTACTCATCAAGAACATACAGGAGAAATTCAAAGCAAAGAGCGCGAAATCAGA ATCTGTATTTTATGTTATTACCGATACAACCATTTTGCAATTCATGATGGAGGTTTGTTGGGCCCCTATGATGGCTGCATTCAGCATGACGCTTGACCAATGTGATGATAAGGCTGCAACGTCGCAGTGTTTGCAGGGATTCAGATACGCAGTGCATGTCACCTCCGTAATGTGCATGCAGACGCAAAGAGATGCCTTTGTGACATCTGTAGCCAAGTTCACATACCTTCATTGTGTGGCAGACATGAAACAGAAGAATGTGGATGCTGTGAAG GCTATAATATCCATTGCAATCGAAGATGGTGATTATTTGCAGGAAGCTTGGGAGCATGTGCTAACATGTCTTTCACGGTTTGAGCATTTGCATCTTCTTGGAGAAGGGGCACCTACGGATGCTTCCTTTTTGACAGTACCTCTGGTTGATTCAGAAGAAAAAACACAGAAATCAAGTACCAATACAGCCTCAAAACGAACTAATGCTCTTCAGAATCCAGCTGTCATGGCTGCTGTTCGAGGCGGTTCTTATGACAGCACAACAGCAAAAAATAATGCCTCAGCTTTAGTTACTCCTGACCAGATTAACAACTTCATATCAAACATTAATCTATTAGACCAGATTGGCATTTTTGAGTTGAATCATATATTTGCTCATAGCCAAAGATTAAATAGCAATGCAATTGTTACTTTTGTGGAAGCTCTTTGCAAGGTCGCAATCACAGAGTTGCAATCACCTACAGATCCTCGTATCTTCTGCCTAACGAAGATAGTGGAAATTGC GCATTACAATATGAACCGCATACGTTTGGTGTGGTCTCGTATTTGGAAAGTTCTATCTGATTTCTTTGTGTCTGTTGGGTCGTCAGAAAATCTTTCTGTGGCAATATTCGTTATGGACTCCTTGAGGCAGCTAGCCATGAAATTTCTTGAAAGAGAAGAACTAGCAAATTATAATTTCCAGAATGAATTCCTGCGACCTTTTGCGGTGGTTATGCAGAAGAGCAATGCTTCAGAAGTACGAGAACTTGTGGTTCGATGTGTCTCCCAAATGGTTTTGAGTCGTGTTAACAATATAAAATCAGGATGGAAAAGCGTTTTCACG GTTTTTACTGCGGCTGCTGCTGATGATCGAAAAAGCATTGTTCTGTTAGCATTTGAAACTATGGAGAAGATTGTCCGGGACTATTTTCCATACATAACTGAGACTGAAACCACAACATTTACTGATTGTGTTAAATGTCTTATTACATTCACAAGTAGTAAATTTAGCAGCGATGCCAGTCTCAATGCTATTGCTTTTCTTCGGTTCTGTGCTGTGAAACTTGCTGAGGAAGGATTTGTCTGTCATGACAAGGATACCGACCATCAATCAAATAATTTGGATTCTTCAGAGGGGAATGCCATAGTGCACAAGGATGATCATGTTTACTTCTGGGTTCCTTTGCTTGCTG GTCTAGCTAGATTGACAACCGACACACGGCCAACTATCAGAAAAGGTGCAGTAGAAGTACTCTTTGACATTTTGAAGGACCATGGAGAACTCTTCTCTCAGTCCTTCTGGACCAATATCTTTGGATCTGTTATTTATCCTCTATTTAATAGTGAAATCTGTACACCCAATGGTCAAAGTGATAGCACTGAGGATGGTTCATGGAATTTTGAAACTAAAACAGTGGCTGTGAAATGTTTAGTGGATCtgtatgttacattttttgatgtGATGCGGCCAGAACTCACTAGAGTTACCTCTGTTGTTACCAGTTTTATCAGAAGCGCTTATAGACAATCTGCTAGCATTGGTATGTCTGTTTTTCAGCGTTTAACAGAAGGGCTTGCAAGCAAACTCTCCAAGGACGAATGGAAAGAGATCTTATTATGCTTTAAAGAATCAGCAGCACATACGTTGGTTGTTTTCGACAAAATAGTTAAGATGATGCAAAATATTGAAATTCCAGAAAGAAACGAGTCTTACTCTGAAGCAGAGAAATATTCAGATCCTGACatagaggatgaagaggaagctAATATGGAAACATCGTCTTATGCCATTGTCAAGATGAAGAACCATATGTCTCTGCAACTCTTAATTGTTCAG GGAATTGTTAAGTTGTATGAGACACACAGGAGATCCTTCTGTGCTGAGCATATGGGCATAATTTTGGAGATGCTATCAGCCATTACGTCCCATGCAAGTGAAGTGAGTTCTGAATCTGCTTTGCACATCAAATTCCACAAAGCATGCTCCCTTCTGGAGATATCTG